From a region of the Alosa sapidissima isolate fAloSap1 chromosome 9, fAloSap1.pri, whole genome shotgun sequence genome:
- the LOC121718950 gene encoding uncharacterized protein LOC121718950, translating to MSDEEAGGAAAANSMMVPWFLGGPWVPKYGGKGSQLPFSEWRSQMEVYLRAQTLTAAQRVDFVMSALQGEAKREMLLLISTDRETDAQIFMALEKLYGENVSISQLRSHFFKCQQQTGEGVGPFILRLRESHSRWRSKEAATGSDDEMLRSQLVLGLLPGPVQTELQRRVRREMALTFEGACGEAKAMEKETERAAIESIDTRRTYNTPPQPNLPSTSNPLHDWSKMKEALRAELAEELRAQVTDLKTSLLAEMRSHRATQRQPDQPLGGEQGANRIQRRARQPQWDDQGRPICLRCGKAGHMQRDCQPMEMTNTRRVADEGGPVTVPMRAALVGESPEVEVLVQGRRVPCILDTGS from the coding sequence ATGTCTGACGAAGAAGCCGGGGGTGCGGCAGCAGCCAATAGCATGATGGTTCCTTGGTTTTTGGGTGGGCCCTGGGTGCCCAAGTATGGGGGAAAGGGTAGTCAGTTACCTTTTTCTGAGTGGCGGAGTCAAATGGAGGTATATCTGCGGGCCCAGACATTAACAGCCGCACAGAGAGTCGACTTTGTAATGAGTGCTTTGCAGGGGGAGGCCAAGAGGGAAATGTTGCTACTCATAAGTACAGACAGGGAGACTGATGCTCAAATTTTCATGGCCCTTGAGAAATTATATGGGGAGAATGTGAGTATTAGTCAGCTCAGATCTCACTTTTTCAAGTGTCAGCAGCAAACCGGGGAAGGGGTGGGGCCTTTTATCTTACGCCTCCGTGAGTCCCATTCCAGATGGCGCAGCAAGGAGGCAGCGACTGGGTCAGACGACGAGATGTTGAGGAGCCAGCTGGTACTGGGGCTGCTGCCAGGGCCTGTACAGACTGAACTACAGCGCCGGGTGCGACGAGAGATGGCCCTTACTTTCGAGGGGGCCTGTGGTGAGGCTAAAGCCATGGAGAAGGAGACCGAACGAGCCGCCATAGAGAGCATTGACACCAGGCGGACATACAACACCCCCCCTCAGCCCAACCTCCCCAGCACCTCAAACCCACTACATGATTGGAGCAAGATGAAGGAGGCGTTGCGAGCTGAGCTAGCGGAAGAGCTACGAGCCCAGGTAACCGATCTAAAGACCTCACTGCTGGCAGAGATGAGATCGCACCGAGCTACCCAGCGACAGCCAGACCAACCATTGGGTGGAGAGCAGGGGGCCAATCGCATTCAGCGGCGTGCAAGACAACCTCAATGGGATGACCAGGGCCGTCCGATCTGTCTGCGGTGTGGAAAGGCGGGGCACATGCAGCGTGATTGTCAGCCTATGGAGATGACCAACACACGAAGGGTGGCTGATGAAGGAGGACCGGTAACGGTGCCCATGCGTGCAGCCCTGGTGGGGGAAAGCCCGGAGGTCGAAGTCCTCGTTCAAGGAAGACGGGTCCCCTGCATTCTGGATACAGGGTCGTAG